The Malus sylvestris chromosome 12, drMalSylv7.2, whole genome shotgun sequence genome contains a region encoding:
- the LOC126592585 gene encoding protein RTF1 homolog encodes MNKVAKKKVVITIVVRIGGGGTAMMSELQRELILSERAQKKDDKSLKEKFRPKWDKGKAPHSWKETPPLPSSRVHSSARSADRVAFKDDALNELRAKRLKLHTLRLTAS; translated from the coding sequence ATGAACAAGGTAGCCAAGAAGAAGGTGGTTATCACGATAGTGGTTCGGATCGGGGGTGGGGGGACAGCAATGATGTCTGAACTTCAAAGAGAGCTAATTCTGTCTGAAAGAGCACAGAAGAAAGATGACAAGAGTTTAAAAGAGAAGTTCCGACCAAAGTGGGACAAAGGGAAGGCCCCACATTCCTGGAAAGAGACTCCACCTCTTCCATCCTCTCGGGTGCATTCATCAGCCAGATCTGCTGACAGGGTAGCTTTCAAGGATGATGCATTGAATGAGTTACGAGCAAAACGTTTGAAGCTGCATACCCTGAGGCTCACCGCAAGTTGA